The Bacteroidales bacterium genome includes a window with the following:
- a CDS encoding M48 family metallopeptidase has product MWELIRLNRRKSLLLFMGMGVILVLLGYFIGLYIDPKNGGVIGVFLALLITLVLNLVSYYSGSKILLSISNAKEVTPDVHPRLYNVVEEMKVAGQLPVMPKIYIINSEAPNAFATGRNPENAVIAVTAGLLAQMDRDELQGVVAHETGHILNRDIQFLTYAGIMLGVIVMISQVFTRSMFYSSAGRSRSDSSKGQGQIIILIIAILLAVLAPLFAQLLYFSISRKREYLADATAARLTRYPEGLASALEKIARSSQDLETANQVTAPMYTVNPLKPKGRPMADLTSTHPPISERIRILRSMAGGANFRNYQEAYSSVKKTRTTIIPGSGMADSTEMGLRAGLTEQETGFDRRQYERDLGDIMKTVDQYRFIRCSCGLRIKVPPGYPLQQVQCPKCGTTHTI; this is encoded by the coding sequence ATGTGGGAACTGATTCGCCTGAACAGGCGTAAATCTTTGCTGCTGTTCATGGGCATGGGTGTTATCCTTGTCCTGTTGGGCTATTTCATCGGTCTGTACATCGATCCCAAAAACGGAGGTGTGATCGGTGTCTTCCTCGCCCTGCTGATAACCCTTGTGCTCAACCTTGTCAGTTATTACTCGGGCAGTAAGATCCTGCTTTCCATCAGCAATGCCAAAGAAGTCACGCCGGATGTCCATCCGCGACTTTACAATGTTGTGGAAGAGATGAAAGTTGCAGGTCAGCTTCCTGTGATGCCAAAGATCTACATCATCAACAGCGAAGCACCCAATGCATTCGCAACCGGAAGAAATCCCGAAAATGCAGTCATTGCCGTCACAGCAGGATTACTTGCCCAGATGGACCGGGATGAGCTTCAGGGTGTGGTGGCTCATGAAACAGGCCATATCCTTAACCGTGACATTCAGTTTTTGACCTATGCAGGAATCATGCTCGGGGTCATCGTCATGATATCCCAGGTATTCACGCGCAGCATGTTCTATTCCTCGGCCGGCAGAAGCCGGTCTGATTCGTCAAAGGGACAGGGACAGATCATCATCCTGATCATTGCCATTCTTCTGGCTGTTTTGGCGCCCCTGTTTGCCCAGCTGCTGTATTTTTCCATCTCCCGCAAGCGGGAATACCTGGCCGATGCTACGGCCGCCAGGCTGACACGCTACCCGGAAGGATTGGCTTCAGCCCTGGAAAAAATCGCCCGCTCCTCCCAGGATCTGGAAACAGCCAACCAGGTCACTGCCCCAATGTATACGGTCAATCCGCTGAAACCAAAGGGGCGCCCCATGGCCGACCTGACCAGCACCCATCCTCCCATATCGGAAAGGATCCGAATTTTGCGAAGCATGGCAGGAGGCGCCAACTTCAGAAATTATCAGGAAGCTTATTCCTCCGTGAAAAAGACCAGAACCACCATTATTCCCGGATCCGGCATGGCCGACTCGACAGAAATGGGCCTCCGGGCAGGATTGACTGAACAGGAGACCGGCTTTGACCGACGGCAGTATGAGCGGGACCTGGGCGACATCATGAAAACAGTGGATCAGTACCGGTTCATCCGGTGTTCCTGCGGGCTCAGGATCAAAGTTCCTCCCGGCTACCCGCTTCAACAGGTGCAATGCCCAAAGTGTGGAACAACCCATACGATTTGA
- a CDS encoding dihydroorotate dehydrogenase, translated as MADLRVTIGKLELRNPVTTASGTSGFGEELAEFFDVSRIGAIFVKGLTLKSREGNPYPRMAETASGMLNSVGLQNKGVDYFIESIYPRIRNLDTRIIANVNGSTLEEYVSVTEKLSRLERIPAIELNISCPNVREGGMSFGISCSTAAAVTKAVREVWDRTLIVKLTPNVTDIRDIALAVEDAGADALSLINTLLGMAIDAEKRRPVLSTVTGGLSGPAIKPVALRMVWQVTRVSRLPIIGIGGIMNTADAIEFLLAGASAIQVGTALFIDPLAPVKIVEGIDEYLIRHGCGSVKEIIGALEN; from the coding sequence ATGGCAGACCTGAGGGTAACCATCGGCAAACTTGAACTTCGGAATCCCGTGACCACGGCCTCCGGAACCTCTGGTTTCGGGGAGGAGCTGGCCGAATTCTTTGATGTGAGCCGTATTGGTGCCATTTTTGTCAAAGGCCTTACGCTGAAATCCCGCGAAGGCAATCCATATCCCCGGATGGCCGAAACTGCTTCCGGCATGCTCAACTCCGTTGGATTGCAAAACAAAGGGGTCGATTATTTCATTGAGAGCATTTACCCCCGCATTCGAAACCTGGATACCAGGATCATAGCCAACGTGAACGGCTCTACTCTTGAAGAATACGTAAGCGTAACTGAAAAACTCAGCAGACTGGAGCGGATCCCGGCCATTGAACTGAACATATCCTGTCCCAATGTCAGGGAAGGAGGAATGTCGTTTGGGATAAGCTGTTCGACCGCCGCAGCCGTTACAAAAGCCGTAAGGGAAGTATGGGACAGGACACTCATTGTCAAGCTGACGCCCAACGTGACCGACATCCGCGATATTGCCCTGGCCGTTGAGGACGCAGGAGCAGATGCGCTCTCACTGATCAATACACTGCTGGGTATGGCCATCGATGCTGAAAAGCGCCGCCCTGTCCTCTCAACAGTAACGGGTGGCTTATCCGGACCGGCCATCAAACCCGTCGCCTTACGGATGGTCTGGCAGGTCACCCGTGTATCCCGCCTGCCAATCATCGGAATTGGCGGAATCATGAACACTGCCGACGCCATCGAATTCCTGCTGGCAGGTGCTTCAGCCATCCAGGTGGGAACCGCCCTGTTCATCGACCCCTTGGCGCCGGTGAAGATTGTGGAAGGGATCGATGAGTACCTGATCCGGCATGGATGCGGCAGCGTAAAGGAAATCATTGGAGCGTTGGAAAATTGA
- a CDS encoding DUF5606 domain-containing protein translates to MDLSKILAISGRHGLFRMISQTKNGVIVESLTDGKRSTAFASERISSLEEISVFTTGEDMPLKDVFKKIYEKLAGDHVTDPRSENVDLKEYFAELVPEYDQERVYASDIKKLLSWYNALAELKMLDFTEDVEKEEQTDGSAPEATDAPTDAAQ, encoded by the coding sequence ATGGATCTAAGCAAAATTTTGGCGATTTCCGGCAGACACGGTCTGTTTAGAATGATCAGCCAGACCAAAAACGGAGTCATAGTGGAATCGCTCACCGACGGGAAACGTTCCACGGCATTTGCAAGCGAACGCATCAGCTCCCTTGAGGAGATCAGTGTGTTCACCACCGGTGAAGATATGCCCCTGAAAGATGTCTTTAAAAAGATCTATGAAAAACTGGCAGGGGACCACGTGACCGACCCCCGGTCAGAAAATGTCGACCTGAAGGAATATTTCGCGGAACTGGTGCCGGAGTATGATCAGGAACGAGTTTATGCATCGGATATCAAAAAGCTGCTCTCCTGGTACAATGCACTGGCAGAACTGAAGATGCTTGACTTTACGGAGGATGTTGAAAAGGAGGAACAGACAGATGGCAGTGCACCGGAGGCCACAGACGCTCCAACGGATGCAGCACAATGA
- a CDS encoding dihydroorotate dehydrogenase electron transfer subunit has translation MKRIQDCLITDVLWLNETSYILELVAPDNLPRVFPGQFAEIRIDNSREVFLRRPFSFLDIDYEHKKIRFLIKMIGKGTKRLGELKAGMSVNIIYPLGNHFSLPEHGHALIVGGGSGIAPFILLGKELRRKGIAMTFLLGGKQAGDILLADTFCQFGEVLVTTEDGLLGSEGLITQHPIFGKDDFNFSMVYACGPEPMMKAVAAIAAKKNVPCEVSLENLMACGFGVCLCCVVETAKGNQCVCTEGPVFNVNNLKWQT, from the coding sequence ATGAAGCGAATCCAGGATTGTTTGATCACTGATGTCCTCTGGTTAAATGAAACCAGTTACATCCTGGAACTCGTCGCACCAGATAATTTGCCCCGCGTATTCCCGGGGCAGTTTGCAGAGATCCGGATCGACAACAGCCGGGAAGTTTTTCTGCGGCGACCCTTTTCTTTCCTTGACATAGATTATGAACACAAAAAGATCCGTTTTTTGATCAAAATGATTGGCAAGGGGACCAAAAGGCTGGGAGAATTGAAAGCGGGTATGTCCGTCAACATCATTTACCCGCTGGGAAATCATTTCAGCCTGCCGGAACACGGGCATGCCCTTATCGTCGGAGGAGGCTCGGGGATTGCTCCGTTTATCCTGTTAGGAAAGGAACTCCGGAGGAAAGGAATTGCCATGACCTTTCTGCTTGGTGGCAAGCAGGCCGGGGATATATTGCTGGCCGACACTTTCTGTCAGTTCGGAGAAGTCCTTGTCACCACCGAGGACGGTCTGCTGGGTTCGGAGGGTTTGATCACTCAGCATCCCATCTTCGGAAAGGATGATTTTAATTTTTCGATGGTCTATGCCTGTGGTCCCGAGCCCATGATGAAGGCGGTGGCAGCCATTGCAGCCAAAAAAAATGTACCCTGTGAAGTTTCACTGGAAAATCTGATGGCCTGTGGTTTCGGCGTATGCCTTTGCTGCGTGGTGGAGACCGCAAAAGGAAACCAGTGTGTATGCACGGAGGGACCTGTTTTTAACGTAAACAACCTAAAATGGCAGACCTGA
- a CDS encoding sigma-54 dependent transcriptional regulator, which produces MAKILVVDDERSIRNTLREILEYEKYEVDDAVDGLTALEMIGQTHYDVILCDIKMPQMDGMEVLEKTLQMTDTPVVMISGHGTIETAVDAIKKGAYDYIAKPLDLNRLLITVRNALDKSTLITETKALKKKVSKAYDMVGESPAIQHVKEMIERVASTDARVLITGKNGTGKELVARWLHEKSKRSFGPFIEVNCAAIPSELIESVLFGHEKGSFTSAIKQRKGDFEQANGGTLFLDEIGDMSLSAQAKVLRALQENRIMRVGGEKDIAVDVRIIAATNKDLMEEIRRGNFREDLYHRISVILINVPELKDRKDDIPLIADHFLKMICENEGKPQMSFSSEALEELKTYPWTGNVRELRNVVERLAILCDQVITLEDVRMYAQPLQQSRQ; this is translated from the coding sequence ATGGCCAAGATCCTTGTTGTCGATGATGAAAGAAGCATCCGTAATACATTGAGGGAGATCCTCGAGTACGAGAAATATGAGGTCGACGATGCAGTGGACGGACTGACAGCACTGGAAATGATCGGGCAGACGCATTACGATGTGATCCTCTGCGACATCAAGATGCCGCAGATGGATGGCATGGAAGTGCTCGAGAAGACCCTCCAGATGACGGACACACCTGTGGTGATGATCTCCGGACACGGAACGATCGAAACGGCCGTGGATGCCATCAAAAAAGGAGCATACGATTATATTGCCAAACCCCTCGACCTGAACCGCCTGCTCATCACGGTGAGGAATGCCCTGGATAAATCCACGCTCATCACGGAAACCAAAGCACTTAAGAAAAAAGTCAGCAAGGCCTACGATATGGTGGGGGAATCTCCGGCCATTCAACATGTCAAGGAAATGATCGAGCGAGTGGCCTCCACGGATGCCAGGGTGTTGATCACCGGAAAGAACGGTACCGGTAAAGAACTAGTTGCCAGATGGTTACATGAAAAAAGCAAACGATCTTTCGGACCTTTCATCGAAGTAAACTGTGCAGCAATTCCCTCTGAACTGATCGAAAGTGTTCTGTTTGGTCACGAGAAAGGATCGTTTACTTCTGCCATAAAACAACGCAAGGGGGATTTTGAACAGGCCAATGGCGGGACTCTTTTCCTGGATGAAATCGGTGACATGAGTCTTTCCGCTCAGGCCAAGGTGCTCAGGGCGCTTCAGGAAAACCGGATCATGCGCGTGGGAGGTGAAAAGGACATTGCGGTGGATGTCAGGATCATCGCTGCCACCAACAAAGACCTTATGGAAGAGATCAGGAGGGGCAACTTCAGGGAAGATCTGTACCATAGGATCAGTGTCATCCTGATCAATGTTCCCGAGCTGAAAGACCGAAAAGATGACATTCCCCTGATCGCAGATCACTTCCTGAAAATGATCTGCGAAAATGAAGGGAAACCGCAGATGAGCTTCAGCAGCGAAGCCCTGGAAGAATTAAAAACCTATCCCTGGACAGGGAATGTACGCGAGCTGCGCAACGTGGTGGAAAGGCTGGCCATCCTCTGCGACCAGGTGATCACGCTGGAGGATGTCAGGATGTATGCGCAGCCATTGCAGCAGTCGCGACAGTGA
- a CDS encoding zf-TFIIB domain-containing protein has translation MKCPYCKSTMIVLELHQVEVDYCTECCGLWLDTGEMELLLEYTENKDLLLVTFKLDPHSTEKKLRCPICRRKMQKAKAGIDSGTPIDKCPKGHGLWFDKGELQEIIEQGCSPTNQEIIELLKNMFQYKLKS, from the coding sequence ATGAAATGTCCCTACTGTAAATCAACCATGATCGTCCTGGAGCTGCACCAGGTGGAAGTCGATTATTGTACGGAATGCTGCGGATTATGGCTTGATACAGGTGAGATGGAATTACTGCTGGAGTATACGGAAAATAAAGACCTTTTGCTGGTCACTTTTAAACTCGATCCCCATTCAACTGAAAAAAAACTCAGATGCCCCATCTGCAGAAGAAAGATGCAGAAAGCAAAAGCGGGAATCGACTCCGGTACACCGATCGACAAGTGCCCGAAAGGCCATGGCCTCTGGTTTGACAAGGGTGAACTGCAGGAGATCATTGAACAGGGATGCTCACCGACGAACCAGGAAATCATTGAACTGCTGAAAAATATGTTCCAGTATAAACTTAAATCTTAA
- a CDS encoding LemA family protein, whose amino-acid sequence MFAIVVLAIIVLLVLYVVGLYNGLIRLRNQVKNAWAQIEVQLKRRHDLIPNLIETVKGYMKHERETLESVTNARAAAIGAQTVGEKAKAESNLTGALGNLRVAVEAYPDLKASQNFMALQEELTSTENKISFARQNYNDQVLAYNNKIQMFPSNIIAGMFNFTPDEFFEVEIPAEREVPKADFTTK is encoded by the coding sequence ATGTTCGCAATAGTCGTTTTAGCAATCATTGTCCTGCTTGTGTTGTATGTGGTTGGCCTTTACAACGGGCTGATCCGATTAAGAAACCAGGTAAAGAACGCGTGGGCGCAAATTGAGGTTCAACTCAAGAGGCGTCACGACCTCATCCCTAACCTCATCGAAACGGTCAAGGGATATATGAAGCACGAGCGCGAAACCCTGGAAAGTGTCACCAATGCACGTGCTGCTGCCATAGGTGCACAAACCGTCGGAGAAAAAGCCAAGGCTGAAAGCAACCTGACAGGAGCCCTGGGTAACCTGCGGGTGGCCGTGGAAGCTTATCCCGATCTGAAAGCCAGCCAGAATTTTATGGCCTTGCAGGAAGAGCTGACCTCCACCGAGAACAAGATCTCTTTTGCACGACAGAACTACAACGACCAGGTACTTGCCTACAACAACAAAATCCAGATGTTCCCGTCGAACATCATTGCAGGTATGTTCAATTTCACGCCGGACGAATTCTTCGAAGTAGAGATACCAGCGGAAAGAGAAGTACCAAAAGCCGATTTTACAACGAAATAA
- the purB gene encoding adenylosuccinate lyase, producing the protein MKLSALTAISPIDGRYRDKTESLASYFSEAALIGYRLLVEVEYFIALCEIPLEQLASFEPLKFLDLRRIYLDFTPEDALEVKEIENTTNHDVKAVEYYLKNRFTKLGLGKYKEFIHFGLTSQDINNTATPLSVKDALDDALSPLLNELLHTLKDKAKEWNHIPMLAHTHGQPASPTLLGKEIRVFTERLGNQIRMLEKIPHAAKFGGATGNLNAHYAAYPQIDWIGFANRFVVEKLGLKRYSTTTQIEHYDYFAAICDNLKRINTILLDFARDMWMYVSMDYFTQQINKGETGSSTMPHKINPIDFENAEGNLGMANAILEHLAAKLPVSRLQRDLSDSTVLRNAGVPFAHSLIAIKSLIKGMNKLSVNEKRLRADLEDNWAVIAEAVQTILRRENHPDPYESLKELTRTGKKIDKKILHEFISNLKVSSEVKEELLRITPENYTGHAE; encoded by the coding sequence ATGAAATTATCTGCCCTTACTGCCATCTCCCCCATCGATGGCCGTTATCGCGACAAGACGGAAAGCCTTGCCAGCTACTTTTCAGAAGCTGCCCTGATCGGGTACCGCCTCTTGGTGGAAGTGGAATATTTCATTGCACTCTGCGAGATCCCCCTGGAGCAGCTTGCTTCTTTCGAACCCCTGAAATTCTTGGATCTGCGCAGGATCTACCTTGATTTCACACCGGAAGATGCCCTGGAAGTCAAAGAGATCGAAAACACCACCAACCATGATGTAAAAGCAGTCGAATACTACCTGAAAAACCGGTTCACAAAACTGGGACTTGGGAAATACAAGGAATTCATTCATTTTGGCCTGACTTCACAGGACATCAACAACACCGCCACACCGCTGTCGGTCAAAGATGCACTGGATGATGCCTTGTCTCCCCTGCTGAATGAACTTCTCCATACATTAAAAGACAAGGCGAAAGAGTGGAATCATATTCCGATGCTTGCCCATACCCACGGACAGCCCGCCTCCCCTACACTGCTCGGAAAAGAGATCCGCGTGTTCACCGAACGGCTCGGGAACCAGATCCGGATGCTGGAAAAGATTCCCCACGCTGCAAAATTCGGAGGCGCAACCGGTAATCTGAATGCTCACTATGCCGCCTACCCGCAAATCGACTGGATCGGATTTGCCAACAGGTTCGTCGTGGAAAAACTTGGATTGAAACGTTACTCAACAACCACACAGATAGAACATTATGACTATTTCGCCGCGATCTGTGATAACCTGAAGCGCATCAATACCATTCTGCTGGATTTCGCAAGGGATATGTGGATGTATGTTTCCATGGATTATTTTACCCAGCAGATCAACAAGGGTGAAACAGGCTCTTCAACGATGCCTCATAAGATCAATCCCATTGATTTTGAGAATGCAGAAGGCAACCTGGGTATGGCCAACGCCATCCTTGAGCATCTGGCTGCCAAGTTACCGGTTTCCCGCCTGCAACGCGACCTGTCGGATTCCACCGTCTTGCGGAATGCAGGCGTCCCGTTTGCGCACAGCCTCATCGCGATCAAATCCCTGATCAAAGGGATGAATAAATTATCCGTCAATGAAAAGCGGCTGAGAGCCGATCTTGAGGATAACTGGGCTGTCATTGCGGAAGCCGTGCAAACGATCCTGCGAAGGGAGAACCACCCTGATCCTTATGAGTCACTGAAGGAACTGACCAGGACCGGGAAAAAGATCGATAAAAAGATCCTTCACGAATTTATCAGCAACCTGAAGGTTTCCAGCGAGGTGAAGGAGGAGTTGCTCAGGATCACTCCGGAAAATTACACCGGTCATGCAGAATGA